A section of the Pseudomonas fluorescens genome encodes:
- a CDS encoding putative bifunctional diguanylate cyclase/phosphodiesterase, whose product MEWLGLHFFTALPESGHLLLNCTHNPFLVLLAYLVACAAGFGTLDMAERVGHVDNLTALRRWRWIGAGCLAGGIWSTHFISMLAFQAPIAIHYELFMTFASLLIAMIASLFAMKTLSHAQLRLPQYLVASIWMGLGIALMHYVGMSAMRSEAQVYFSSGLFGLSVAIAIGASLAALLLSRYLRNGSGMFHQLLKYAASLVLGAGIISMHFTGMAAMQLLVPTGAVPSLPIDNNPTQLGLSVAVITLLVIGSSISAALADKKLQHKERDLRRVNALLSELDQARASLQQVAHFDALTSLLNRRGFNQIFAEKLAQKAQVGGMLAVIFLDIDHFKRINDSLGHDAGDELLTVLAGHIKSSVRSHNDVVARFGGDEFCILINIHHRDEARHMALRIMQKMKEPIELAGRRMVMTTSIGISVFPEDGITSEELLKTADLALYQSKDAGRNSLNFFSSNLKTRASLELQLEEELRNALRNQKELVLHYQPILDLRKGKVTRLEALVRWQHPQHGLLAPERFISIAENNGLIAELDNWVLRQACADLGWLSGQGHPELTMAVNCSALNLARDELADEIEYALRSSGIAASRLELEVTENALMGNISSTLVLLRQIRALGVALSIDDFGTGYSSLSYLKRLPLNTLKIDRSFIQDIPKSTSDMEIVQAIIAMAHTLHLQVITEGVETPQQLELLIKHGCDYVQGYLLSAALPASEVSAAIMALDQHNPLSPLSLAGGKDTSSVVRPIR is encoded by the coding sequence ATGGAATGGCTGGGTCTGCATTTTTTTACCGCCCTTCCCGAGAGCGGGCACTTATTGCTCAATTGCACCCATAACCCGTTCCTGGTGCTACTGGCGTACCTGGTTGCCTGCGCAGCGGGCTTCGGCACCCTGGACATGGCCGAGCGGGTCGGCCACGTTGACAACCTGACGGCACTACGCCGCTGGCGTTGGATCGGCGCCGGTTGCCTGGCTGGCGGCATCTGGTCGACTCACTTCATCAGCATGCTGGCATTCCAGGCGCCCATCGCCATCCATTACGAGCTGTTCATGACCTTTGCCTCATTGCTGATCGCAATGATCGCGTCGTTGTTCGCCATGAAAACCCTCAGTCACGCCCAACTGCGCTTGCCTCAGTATCTGGTGGCGTCCATCTGGATGGGCCTGGGCATCGCCCTGATGCATTACGTGGGCATGTCTGCCATGCGCTCCGAGGCCCAGGTGTATTTTTCCAGCGGGTTGTTCGGGTTGTCGGTGGCAATCGCCATCGGCGCCAGCCTGGCGGCCTTGTTGTTGTCCCGTTACCTGCGCAATGGCAGCGGAATGTTCCACCAACTGCTCAAGTACGCTGCCAGCCTGGTGCTGGGCGCCGGTATTATCAGCATGCACTTCACCGGCATGGCCGCCATGCAATTGCTGGTGCCCACGGGGGCCGTACCGTCATTGCCAATCGACAACAACCCGACGCAACTGGGCCTGTCGGTAGCCGTCATCACCTTGCTGGTGATTGGCAGTAGCATCAGCGCCGCCCTCGCCGACAAGAAACTGCAGCACAAGGAGCGCGACCTGCGTCGGGTCAATGCGTTGCTTAGCGAACTGGACCAGGCGCGGGCATCCCTGCAGCAAGTGGCCCACTTCGATGCCTTGACCAGCCTGCTCAATCGCCGGGGCTTCAACCAGATCTTTGCCGAAAAGCTCGCACAGAAAGCTCAGGTCGGGGGCATGCTGGCGGTCATCTTCCTCGACATCGACCACTTCAAGCGGATCAACGACAGCCTGGGCCATGATGCCGGCGATGAGCTACTGACAGTCCTGGCCGGGCACATCAAGAGTTCGGTACGCAGCCATAACGATGTGGTGGCCCGGTTCGGCGGCGATGAGTTCTGCATCCTGATCAACATCCATCATCGCGACGAAGCGCGACACATGGCCTTGCGTATCATGCAGAAGATGAAAGAGCCCATCGAACTGGCCGGCCGGCGCATGGTGATGACCACCAGCATCGGTATCAGCGTGTTTCCCGAAGATGGCATCACCAGCGAGGAATTGTTGAAAACGGCGGACCTGGCGCTGTACCAATCCAAAGATGCTGGGCGTAACAGCCTGAACTTCTTCAGCTCCAACCTGAAAACCCGGGCCTCTCTTGAACTGCAGCTGGAAGAGGAACTGCGTAACGCGTTGCGTAACCAAAAAGAGCTGGTCCTGCACTACCAGCCAATCCTTGACCTGCGCAAAGGCAAGGTCACCCGGCTCGAAGCCCTGGTGCGCTGGCAACATCCGCAACATGGGCTGCTGGCACCCGAGCGGTTTATCAGTATTGCTGAAAACAACGGCCTGATCGCCGAGCTGGACAACTGGGTACTGCGCCAGGCCTGCGCCGACCTGGGCTGGCTGTCAGGCCAGGGCCACCCGGAGCTGACCATGGCCGTCAACTGTTCAGCCCTGAACCTGGCCCGTGACGAACTGGCGGATGAAATCGAATACGCCTTGCGCAGCAGCGGCATTGCGGCCAGTCGCCTGGAACTGGAAGTGACCGAAAATGCCTTGATGGGCAACATCAGCAGCACCCTGGTCCTGCTGCGGCAAATCCGCGCGCTGGGGGTTGCACTGTCCATCGACGACTTCGGCACCGGCTATTCTTCCCTTTCCTACCTCAAGCGCCTGCCCCTCAATACCTTGAAGATCGACCGCTCCTTTATCCAGGACATTCCCAAATCCACCAGCGATATGGAGATTGTCCAGGCGATCATCGCGATGGCCCACACCCTGCATCTGCAGGTCATCACCGAAGGGGTGGAGACCCCGCAACAACTGGAGCTTCTGATCAAGCATGGTTGCGACTACGTGCAGGGTTACCTTCTCAGTGCTGCGCTGCCGGCCAGTGAAGTCAGCGCCGCGATCATGGCGCTTGACCAGCACAACCCACTCTCCCCCTTGAGCCTGGCGGGTGGCAAAGACACATCATCGGTTGTACGCCCCATCCGCTGA
- a CDS encoding YkgJ family cysteine cluster protein: protein MPDASPCLNCGACCSHFRVSFFWGECASSGGTVPDELVVQINPSRVAMIGTDRKPARCCSLEGEVGSATRCSIYEQRSSVCREFEASWSQGEANADCDAARAAFGLAPLEQAPYEYELPISA, encoded by the coding sequence ATGCCCGATGCCAGTCCGTGTCTGAATTGCGGTGCCTGCTGTTCACACTTTCGCGTGTCTTTCTTTTGGGGCGAATGCGCCTCATCAGGCGGTACCGTGCCCGATGAACTGGTGGTGCAGATCAACCCCAGCCGAGTGGCGATGATCGGCACCGACCGAAAACCGGCGCGTTGCTGCAGCCTGGAAGGCGAAGTGGGCAGCGCTACTCGTTGCTCGATCTATGAACAGCGTTCCAGCGTGTGCCGGGAGTTCGAGGCTTCATGGAGCCAGGGGGAAGCGAATGCCGACTGCGACGCGGCACGCGCCGCGTTCGGCCTGGCGCCGCTGGAGCAAGCGCCCTACGAGTACGAGTTGCCCATCAGCGCTTAG
- a CDS encoding spinster family MFS transporter: MQNSTQAANAWRILFLLFLANLFNFFDRTIPAIIIEPIRMEWHLSDFQLGIIGTAFTIVYAIAGLPLGRLADTGSRSKLMGWGLASWSALTAVNGMVGSFWTFLLVRMGIGIGEASYAPAANSLIGDLFPAHRRARAMGIFMLGLPLGLLLAFFTIGAMVKAFDSWRAPFFIAAIPGLILAVFMFYIKEPKRGAAETVQVSQEKVDRPIRRVLAVPTFLWLVLAGLCFNFATYACNSFLVPMLQRYFLMPLQEAAVATGVIVGVTGLFGLTLGGLVADKIHQRIANGRLLFAAFSLIVSTVCTAWALHAGRIEIGVFVAVFSVGWLFAYNFYTCVYTAIQDVVEPRLRATAMALFFAGLYLLGGGMGPVVVGALSDHFAHAAMYAAGAEQMTEAFKAVGLHDAMYLIPVALFLTMLFLFQASRCFVRDAKRMKDGLGVVAVPGPVVPA, from the coding sequence ATGCAGAACTCGACCCAAGCGGCGAATGCCTGGCGCATTCTGTTCCTGCTGTTCCTGGCGAACCTGTTCAACTTCTTCGATCGCACCATCCCGGCGATCATCATCGAACCGATCCGCATGGAATGGCACCTCAGTGACTTCCAGCTCGGCATCATCGGCACTGCATTCACCATCGTTTATGCCATTGCTGGCCTGCCCCTGGGGCGCCTGGCCGATACCGGTTCGCGCAGCAAGCTGATGGGCTGGGGCCTGGCGAGTTGGAGTGCGCTGACGGCAGTCAACGGCATGGTTGGCAGTTTCTGGACCTTCCTGCTGGTGCGCATGGGGATCGGCATTGGCGAGGCCAGTTATGCACCGGCCGCCAACTCGCTGATCGGCGACCTGTTCCCGGCCCACCGTCGCGCCCGGGCCATGGGGATTTTCATGCTGGGCTTGCCCCTGGGCCTGTTGCTGGCATTTTTCACCATCGGCGCGATGGTCAAGGCGTTCGACAGCTGGCGCGCGCCCTTCTTTATTGCGGCGATCCCGGGGCTGATCCTCGCGGTGTTCATGTTCTACATCAAGGAGCCCAAGCGCGGTGCCGCCGAAACCGTGCAAGTTTCCCAGGAAAAGGTCGACCGGCCGATCCGTCGCGTGCTGGCAGTGCCAACCTTCCTGTGGCTGGTGCTGGCGGGGTTGTGTTTCAATTTTGCGACCTATGCCTGCAACTCATTTCTGGTGCCAATGCTGCAGCGTTACTTCCTGATGCCGCTGCAAGAAGCTGCCGTGGCGACCGGGGTGATTGTTGGCGTGACGGGGTTGTTCGGCCTGACCTTGGGGGGGCTGGTGGCGGACAAGATTCACCAGCGCATTGCCAACGGTCGGCTGCTGTTTGCCGCTTTCAGCCTGATTGTCTCCACGGTATGCACGGCCTGGGCCCTGCATGCGGGGCGTATCGAAATTGGGGTGTTTGTCGCGGTGTTCAGTGTGGGCTGGTTGTTCGCTTATAACTTCTATACCTGTGTGTACACGGCGATCCAGGACGTGGTGGAACCGCGCCTGCGGGCAACGGCCATGGCGCTGTTCTTTGCCGGCCTGTACCTGCTGGGTGGCGGGATGGGCCCTGTGGTGGTGGGGGCGTTGTCCGATCACTTCGCCCATGCAGCGATGTACGCAGCGGGTGCCGAGCAAATGACCGAGGCGTTCAAGGCGGTGGGGCTGCATGACGCCATGTACCTGATCCCGGTGGCACTGTTCCTGACCATGCTGTTTCTGTTCCAGGCTTCGCGGTGTTTTGTGCGCGATGCCAAGCGGATGAAGGATGGGCTGGGGGTGGTGGCGGTGCCTGGTCCGGTGGTTCCTGCTTGA
- the rapA gene encoding RNA polymerase-associated protein RapA has product MAQQYQPGQRWISDSEAELGLGTVLAQDGRLLTVLYPATGDTRQYALRNAPLTRVRFSPGDTITHFEGWKMTVREVDDVDGLLVYHGLNGQNEQVTLPETQLSNFIQFRLASDRLFAGQIDPLAWFSLRYHTLEHTSRQLQSSLWGLGGVRAQPIAHQLHIAREVADRIAPRVLLADEVGLGKTIEAGLVIHRQLLSGRANRVLILVPENLQHQWLVEMRRRFNLQVALFDEERFIESDASNPFEDTQLALVALEWLVEDEKAQDALFAAGWDLMVVDEAHHLVWHEEKASAEYQLVEQLAETIPGVLLLTATPEQLGQDSHFARLRLLDPNRFHDVKAFRAESENYRPVAEAVQELMDKGRLSPAAHKTILGFLGNEGEALLAAVNDGDTEASARLVRELLDRHGTGRVLFRNTRAAVQGFPERKLHAYPLPCPDEYLELPLGEQAELYPEVSFQSQPDIEEEQRWWRFDPRVEWLIDQLKMLKRTKVLVICAHAETAMDLEDALRVRSGIPATVFHEGMNILERDRAAAYFADEEFGAQVLICSEIGSEGRNFQFAHHLVLFDLPSHPDLLEQRIGRLDRIGQKHVIQLHVPYLETSPQERLFQWYHEALNAFLNTCPTGNALQHQFGPRLLPLLENADDGEWQGLIDEARGERERLEADLHTGRDRLLELNSGGAGEGDALVEDILEQDDQFTLPIYMETLFDAFGIDSEDHSENALILKPSEKMLDASFPLGDDEGVTITYDRNQALSREDMQFITWEHPMVQGGMDLVLSGSMGNTAVALIKNKALKPGTVLLELLYVSEVVAPRSLQLGRYLPPAALRCLLDANGNDLSGRVSFTTLNDQLESVPRASANKFVQAQRDQLTPRINAGEEKIAPRHAERVAQAQRRLAADTDEELARLTALQAVNPTVRDSELVALRQQREQGLAMLDKAALRLEAIRVLVAG; this is encoded by the coding sequence ATGGCGCAGCAGTATCAACCGGGGCAACGCTGGATTAGTGACAGCGAAGCAGAGCTGGGGTTAGGCACCGTTCTCGCACAGGACGGCCGCTTGTTGACCGTGCTCTATCCGGCCACTGGCGACACCCGCCAGTATGCGCTACGGAATGCGCCCCTCACTCGCGTGAGGTTTTCGCCGGGTGACACCATCACCCACTTCGAAGGCTGGAAAATGACCGTGCGCGAGGTCGACGATGTCGACGGCCTGCTGGTCTACCACGGCCTCAATGGGCAGAACGAACAGGTCACCCTGCCGGAAACCCAACTGTCGAACTTCATCCAGTTCCGCCTCGCCAGCGACCGTCTGTTCGCCGGGCAGATCGACCCGCTGGCCTGGTTCTCGCTGCGCTATCACACCCTGGAACACACCAGCCGCCAATTGCAGTCCTCGCTCTGGGGCCTGGGCGGCGTGCGGGCGCAGCCGATCGCACACCAATTGCACATTGCCCGGGAAGTCGCTGATCGTATCGCGCCACGGGTTCTGCTGGCCGACGAAGTAGGCCTGGGCAAGACCATCGAAGCCGGCCTGGTGATCCATCGCCAGTTGCTGTCCGGCCGCGCCAACCGCGTGCTGATCCTGGTCCCGGAGAACCTGCAGCACCAATGGCTGGTGGAAATGCGCCGGCGTTTCAACCTGCAGGTGGCGCTGTTCGACGAAGAACGTTTTATCGAAAGCGATGCCAGTAACCCGTTCGAAGACACCCAACTGGCGCTGGTAGCCCTGGAATGGCTGGTAGAAGACGAAAAGGCCCAGGACGCGCTGTTTGCCGCTGGCTGGGACTTGATGGTAGTCGACGAAGCGCACCACCTGGTCTGGCATGAAGAAAAGGCCAGCGCGGAGTACCAACTGGTCGAGCAACTGGCCGAGACTATTCCCGGCGTGCTGCTGCTGACCGCGACCCCGGAACAACTGGGCCAGGACAGCCACTTTGCGCGTCTGCGCCTGCTGGACCCGAACCGTTTCCACGACGTCAAAGCCTTCCGCGCCGAGAGCGAAAACTATCGCCCGGTGGCCGAAGCCGTCCAGGAACTGATGGACAAGGGCCGCCTTTCGCCGGCGGCGCACAAGACTATTCTGGGGTTCCTCGGCAACGAAGGCGAAGCCCTGCTGGCCGCCGTCAACGATGGCGACACCGAAGCCAGCGCGCGCCTGGTGCGTGAGCTGCTCGATCGCCACGGCACCGGCCGCGTGCTGTTCCGTAACACTCGCGCCGCCGTGCAAGGCTTCCCCGAGCGCAAGCTGCACGCCTACCCGCTGCCATGCCCGGACGAGTACCTGGAACTGCCGCTGGGCGAACAGGCCGAGCTGTACCCGGAAGTCAGCTTCCAGTCGCAGCCGGATATAGAAGAAGAACAGCGCTGGTGGCGCTTCGACCCGCGCGTCGAGTGGCTGATCGACCAGTTGAAAATGCTCAAGCGCACCAAGGTCCTGGTGATCTGCGCCCATGCCGAAACCGCCATGGACCTGGAAGACGCCCTGCGCGTGCGCTCCGGCATCCCGGCCACGGTGTTCCATGAGGGCATGAACATCCTCGAACGCGACCGCGCCGCCGCCTACTTTGCTGATGAAGAGTTCGGTGCCCAGGTGCTGATCTGTTCGGAAATCGGCAGCGAAGGCCGCAACTTCCAGTTCGCCCACCACCTGGTGCTGTTCGATCTGCCATCGCACCCGGACCTGCTGGAGCAACGTATCGGCCGTCTGGACCGGATCGGCCAGAAGCATGTGATCCAATTGCATGTGCCGTACCTGGAAACCAGCCCGCAAGAGCGGCTGTTCCAGTGGTACCACGAAGCCTTGAACGCCTTCCTTAATACCTGCCCGACCGGTAACGCCTTGCAGCACCAGTTCGGCCCGCGCCTGCTGCCGCTGCTGGAAAATGCCGACGACGGCGAATGGCAAGGCCTGATCGACGAAGCCCGCGGCGAGCGCGAGCGCCTGGAAGCCGATTTGCACACCGGCCGCGACCGCCTGCTGGAGCTCAATTCCGGTGGCGCCGGCGAAGGTGATGCGTTGGTTGAAGACATCCTGGAGCAAGACGATCAGTTCACCCTGCCGATCTACATGGAAACCCTGTTCGACGCATTTGGCATCGACAGCGAAGACCATTCGGAAAATGCACTGATCCTCAAGCCCAGCGAAAAAATGCTCGACGCCAGCTTCCCCCTGGGCGACGACGAAGGCGTAACCATCACCTACGACCGCAACCAGGCGCTGTCTCGCGAAGACATGCAGTTTATTACCTGGGAACACCCGATGGTCCAGGGCGGCATGGACCTGGTGCTGTCCGGCTCCATGGGCAACACCGCCGTGGCCTTGATCAAGAACAAGGCGCTCAAGCCGGGCACCGTGTTGCTCGAACTGCTCTACGTCAGCGAGGTGGTAGCGCCGCGTTCGCTGCAACTGGGGCGCTACCTGCCGCCGGCAGCACTGCGTTGCTTGCTCGATGCCAATGGCAATGACCTGTCGGGCCGGGTGTCCTTCACCACCCTGAACGACCAGTTGGAAAGCGTGCCACGGGCCAGCGCCAACAAATTCGTGCAGGCCCAGCGTGATCAGTTGACCCCACGGATCAATGCCGGCGAAGAGAAAATCGCCCCGCGCCACGCCGAACGTGTGGCGCAGGCGCAACGTCGCCTGGCGGCAGACACCGACGAAGAGCTGGCGCGCCTGACCGCCCTGCAAGCCGTCAACCCGACCGTGCGCGACAGCGAACTGGTCGCCCTGCGCCAACAACGCGAGCAAGGCCTGGCCATGCTCGACAAGGCGGCGCTGCGGCTGGAGGCGATTCGAGTGTTGGTCGCCGGCTGA
- the ccoM gene encoding cytochrome c oxidase subunit CcoM, with the protein MFFDNVVFAGVLTVGLMVLFFVGFGFFIWKDANKRKKP; encoded by the coding sequence ATGTTTTTCGATAATGTGGTTTTCGCCGGGGTGCTGACTGTCGGCCTCATGGTGCTGTTTTTTGTAGGGTTTGGTTTTTTTATCTGGAAAGACGCGAACAAGCGTAAAAAACCATAG
- a CDS encoding inorganic phosphate transporter — MIDLFSGLDAWVLVSLLLALAFVLAFEFINGFHDTANAVATVIYTKAMPPHLAVFFSGVFNFLGVLLGGVGVAYAIVHLLPVELLINVNTGHGLAMVFSLLAAAITWNLGTWYFGIPASSSHTLIGSILGVGLANALINDIPLADGVNWQKAIDIGASLVFSPMAGFLVAALVLIGLKWWRPLSKMHKTPDQRRKLDDKKHPPFWNRLVLVISAMAVSFVHGSNDGQKGIGLIMLVLIGIVPAQFVLDLGSTTYQIERTRDATLHLNQFYQRNHETLGEFLALGKSVRDDLPGKFRCNPQQTEPTINALLGTLKGVSDYRSLTSDQRIEVRRYLLCLDDTAKKVGKLPGLDSREKSDLEKLRKDLTATTEYAPFWVILAVALALGLGTMVGWKRVVLTIGEKIGKQGMTYAQGMSAQITTATMIGFANIFALPVSTTHVLSSGVAGTMVANKSGLQGGTVKTILMAWVLTLPATVSLSAALFWLASKALGS; from the coding sequence ATGATCGATTTATTCAGCGGACTGGATGCCTGGGTTCTTGTGAGCCTGTTGCTCGCCCTTGCCTTTGTCCTCGCATTCGAGTTCATCAATGGCTTTCATGACACCGCTAACGCGGTGGCCACAGTCATCTATACCAAAGCGATGCCGCCGCACCTGGCCGTATTCTTTTCCGGGGTGTTCAACTTCCTTGGCGTGTTGCTCGGCGGGGTAGGCGTTGCCTATGCCATCGTGCATCTGCTGCCGGTGGAGTTGCTGATCAATGTGAACACCGGCCATGGTCTGGCCATGGTGTTTTCATTATTAGCCGCCGCTATCACCTGGAACCTCGGCACCTGGTATTTCGGGATCCCGGCATCCAGCTCCCACACCCTGATCGGTTCGATCCTCGGTGTCGGCCTGGCCAATGCCCTGATCAACGACATTCCACTGGCTGACGGGGTCAACTGGCAGAAGGCCATTGATATCGGCGCCTCGCTGGTGTTCTCGCCCATGGCCGGCTTCCTGGTCGCAGCCTTGGTGTTGATCGGCCTTAAGTGGTGGCGTCCGCTGTCGAAGATGCACAAGACACCGGACCAGCGCCGCAAGCTCGACGACAAGAAACACCCGCCGTTCTGGAACCGCCTGGTACTGGTGATTTCCGCAATGGCCGTGAGTTTCGTGCATGGTTCCAACGACGGCCAGAAAGGTATCGGCCTGATCATGCTGGTGCTGATTGGTATCGTGCCCGCACAGTTCGTACTCGATCTGGGCAGCACCACTTACCAGATCGAGCGAACCCGCGACGCCACCCTGCACCTCAACCAGTTCTACCAGCGCAACCACGAAACCCTCGGCGAATTCCTGGCCCTGGGTAAAAGTGTCAGAGACGACCTGCCAGGCAAGTTCCGTTGCAACCCGCAACAGACCGAGCCCACCATCAACGCCCTCCTCGGCACACTCAAGGGTGTCTCTGACTACCGCTCCTTGACGTCCGACCAGCGCATTGAAGTCCGTCGCTACCTGCTGTGCCTGGACGACACCGCGAAGAAAGTCGGCAAGTTGCCTGGCCTTGATTCTCGCGAGAAGTCGGACCTGGAAAAACTGCGCAAGGACCTGACCGCCACCACCGAATACGCCCCCTTCTGGGTAATCCTTGCCGTGGCCCTGGCCCTCGGCCTGGGCACCATGGTGGGCTGGAAACGTGTGGTACTGACCATTGGCGAGAAAATCGGCAAGCAGGGCATGACCTATGCCCAGGGCATGTCGGCACAAATCACCACCGCCACCATGATTGGCTTTGCCAACATCTTCGCCCTGCCGGTTTCCACCACCCACGTACTGTCGTCGGGTGTGGCCGGGACCATGGTCGCGAACAAAAGCGGCCTGCAAGGCGGCACCGTGAAGACCATCCTGATGGCATGGGTGCTGACCCTGCCGGCCACGGTGAGCTTGTCGGCCGCACTGTTCTGGCTGGCGTCCAAGGCATTGGGCAGTTAA